The Litoribacterium kuwaitense genome has a window encoding:
- the tilS gene encoding tRNA lysidine(34) synthetase TilS, with protein MLEDVKDILTEENLIFPGDTLIVGVSGGPDSMALLYTLNTLKKDFALTIVVAHVNYRLRGSASDQDELFVQRICHDWDVQFEGTQMEDPSFIKSGHSLQMAAREERFHYFIQLAKKYKAAAICLGHHGDDQMETMLLRLVNGGSPSSLVGLQFRRYHSGFRIVRPMLGLTKSEVLQGCRLHRIPFRLDDTNEKRDYVRNRLRHDVLPLLKLENPQVHERFQEMSRQLLEDEMVLHEGANNLYRECFTTTESGIVLHDIPSFLNQPPAYTRRAIRIMLANIHSSFAPGRLPTHRIDSLMTWLREGKGIFQFGHNIESIREYEKVYFYNKERIDDTAKPVSIQSHMIQKSDTHVDVQEGHLFVEGSSSARHDRCEINGEERLSIRLKDEDFPLKWRVRQSGDRVIIPHVGTKKVSRIMIDRKIPASKRGTWPLLVTARGFVIWVIGLQEGVVPDANEDDELFYFTYFSEAKNRGHMNDER; from the coding sequence ATGCTTGAAGACGTCAAAGACATTTTGACAGAAGAGAATCTGATCTTTCCAGGGGATACATTAATTGTCGGTGTTTCAGGAGGCCCAGATTCAATGGCGCTTCTCTACACACTGAATACTTTAAAGAAAGACTTTGCTTTAACCATTGTCGTCGCTCATGTCAATTATCGCCTAAGAGGTTCAGCATCCGATCAGGATGAATTGTTCGTTCAGCGCATTTGTCACGATTGGGATGTGCAATTTGAGGGTACACAAATGGAAGATCCCTCCTTTATTAAAAGCGGACATTCATTGCAAATGGCTGCACGAGAGGAACGTTTTCATTATTTTATTCAGTTGGCAAAAAAGTATAAGGCTGCCGCCATCTGTCTAGGTCACCATGGGGATGATCAAATGGAAACGATGTTATTGAGATTGGTAAATGGTGGCAGCCCAAGCAGTTTGGTCGGTTTGCAGTTTAGGAGGTATCACTCTGGCTTTCGTATTGTTCGGCCAATGCTAGGGTTAACGAAGTCTGAGGTTTTGCAAGGGTGTCGTTTACATCGCATTCCTTTTCGTCTAGATGATACGAATGAAAAAAGGGACTATGTGAGAAACCGCCTTCGCCATGACGTCCTTCCTCTGTTGAAATTAGAAAACCCCCAGGTGCATGAACGTTTTCAAGAGATGAGTCGCCAGCTTTTAGAAGACGAGATGGTTCTGCATGAAGGTGCAAATAACCTTTATCGAGAGTGTTTTACGACAACTGAAAGTGGGATCGTTCTGCACGATATCCCGTCCTTTTTAAACCAACCTCCCGCATACACGCGACGCGCGATTCGAATCATGTTAGCAAATATCCATTCGTCGTTTGCACCAGGCCGATTGCCGACGCACCGAATTGACTCTTTGATGACATGGCTTCGTGAGGGTAAGGGCATATTTCAATTTGGTCATAACATCGAGTCCATTCGAGAATACGAAAAAGTTTATTTCTACAACAAAGAGCGGATTGACGACACGGCAAAACCCGTTTCAATCCAGTCACACATGATTCAAAAATCAGATACACATGTCGATGTTCAAGAAGGTCATCTGTTTGTTGAAGGGTCATCATCTGCTCGCCATGATCGTTGTGAGATCAATGGTGAAGAGCGCTTGTCGATTCGTCTAAAGGACGAAGATTTTCCGTTGAAATGGAGAGTGAGGCAATCGGGTGATCGGGTCATTATTCCTCACGTCGGCACGAAAAAAGTATCGAGAATCATGATTGATCGTAAAATACCAGCATCCAAAAGGGGGACATGGCCCTTGCTCGTTACTGCACGAGGGTTTGTGATTTGGGTCATAGGCTTGCAAGAAGGCGTTGTTCCTGATGCAAATGAGGATGATGAGTTATTTTATTTTACATATTTCAGCGAAGCCAAAAACAGGGGGCACATGAATGATGAGAGATGA
- a CDS encoding type III pantothenate kinase has translation MIVVIDVGNTHTVFGVFQQGALQARWRFATDVYRTSDEYAVLLRSSFQSAGLTMEQVKGSIVATVVPPLLRTIQVMCKALFGHAAVVVGPGIRTGLNIMTDHPSEVGADRIVNAVAALTRFPVPLIIIDFGTATTFCYINAKRQYMGGVILPGLQLSADALYEKASKLTRTELTRPLGVIGKNTTSSLQSGLYYGGVGQVEGIVSQIKEEANAEPTVVATGGLSTFLAKDLPCIDVIDPHLTLKGLYDLYVKNERSI, from the coding sequence ATGATTGTCGTCATTGATGTTGGCAATACACATACAGTATTTGGCGTGTTTCAGCAAGGTGCACTTCAAGCACGCTGGCGTTTTGCCACCGATGTTTATCGCACAAGTGATGAGTATGCGGTGTTACTCCGCTCTTCATTTCAATCGGCTGGATTGACAATGGAGCAGGTCAAAGGTTCTATCGTAGCGACGGTTGTTCCGCCTTTGTTGCGAACGATTCAAGTGATGTGCAAAGCGTTATTTGGCCATGCAGCAGTTGTCGTCGGCCCCGGAATTCGCACAGGGCTCAATATTATGACAGATCACCCAAGTGAGGTAGGAGCTGATCGGATCGTCAATGCCGTCGCTGCATTGACGCGTTTTCCAGTCCCGCTCATTATTATCGACTTTGGCACAGCGACAACATTCTGCTACATTAATGCCAAACGACAATACATGGGTGGGGTGATCCTTCCTGGATTACAGCTTTCTGCCGATGCGCTTTATGAAAAAGCGTCGAAGCTGACACGCACAGAATTGACGCGACCGCTAGGCGTCATCGGGAAAAATACGACGAGCTCCTTGCAGTCTGGGTTATATTACGGTGGGGTTGGACAAGTCGAAGGTATTGTATCGCAGATCAAGGAAGAAGCTAATGCTGAGCCAACAGTTGTAGCAACGGGCGGCTTAAGTACTTTTTTAGCAAAAGACCTTCCGTGTATAGATGTAATAGACCCTCACCTTACGTTAAAAGGCTTATACGATTTGTATGTGAAAAATGAAAGGAGCATCTAA
- the cysK gene encoding cysteine synthase A yields MAVVNSIVDLIGNTPVVKLNRGVDESSAEIYLKLEYQNPGSSVKDRIALAMIAAAEREGKIKQGDTIIEATSGNTGIGLAMVATAKGYKSILVMPDTMSMERRNLLKAYGAELVLTPGSEGMNGAVVKAEELAKTHGYFLAEQFRNKANPEVHRQTTGPEIVKDFPDGLDAFVSGIGTGGTITGAGEVLKEAFPSIRIVAVEPKDSPILATGKPGPHKLQGIGANFVPDTLNTDIYDEIIHVSTEQAFEHARETARIQGILGGISSGAAVYAAKKVAKELGAGKKVLAIIPSNGERYLSTPLYQFGEE; encoded by the coding sequence ATGGCGGTTGTCAACTCGATTGTCGATCTCATTGGCAATACACCGGTCGTAAAACTAAATAGAGGCGTCGATGAGTCATCTGCTGAAATTTATCTCAAGCTGGAATATCAAAATCCTGGAAGTTCTGTGAAGGATCGAATCGCTTTAGCCATGATTGCAGCTGCAGAGAGAGAAGGAAAAATAAAACAAGGTGACACCATTATTGAGGCGACAAGTGGTAATACTGGAATTGGCCTAGCTATGGTTGCGACGGCAAAGGGCTATAAAAGTATTCTCGTTATGCCTGATACGATGAGTATGGAGCGCCGAAATCTTCTCAAAGCGTATGGCGCAGAGCTTGTTTTGACACCGGGAAGCGAAGGGATGAACGGCGCTGTCGTTAAAGCTGAAGAGCTTGCAAAAACACATGGCTATTTTCTTGCCGAGCAATTTAGAAATAAAGCCAATCCCGAAGTCCATCGCCAAACGACGGGACCGGAAATTGTCAAAGACTTTCCTGACGGCTTAGATGCATTTGTTTCAGGAATTGGCACTGGCGGCACAATAACAGGAGCAGGAGAAGTTTTAAAGGAAGCTTTTCCTTCCATTCGGATTGTTGCTGTCGAACCAAAGGATTCCCCGATCTTAGCTACTGGAAAACCGGGTCCTCATAAGCTGCAAGGCATTGGGGCAAACTTTGTTCCTGACACTCTTAACACCGACATCTACGATGAAATTATTCATGTCTCTACAGAGCAGGCGTTTGAGCACGCTCGGGAAACGGCACGGATACAAGGAATACTTGGCGGAATTTCATCGGGTGCGGCTGTTTACGCAGCTAAAAAAGTAGCTAAGGAATTAGGTGCAGGTAAAAAAGTGCTTGCCATTATTCCCAGCAATGGGGAGCGCTATTTAAGCACGCCTCTTTATCAATTTGGAGAGGAATAA
- the hslO gene encoding Hsp33 family molecular chaperone HslO, which yields MSDYLVRALAFDGNVRAYAARTTEAVKEAQKRHTTWPTASAAMGRAMTAGVMMGYMIKNGKKITITIQGGGPIGAIVVDATPTGDVRAYVSNPHVHFDLNEQGKLDVRRAVGVDGFLSVAKDLGLRNHFTGQVPIISGELGDDFTYYFVHSEQIPSAVGVGVLVNPDNSVLASGGFIIQLMPGANEEIIAFIEKRVQNMTPVSKLIEEGKTPEEIIEEVLGEGEAQFLDRQPVAFRCQCSRDRFSAAIISLGAGEIEDMIVEDGQAEAECHFCNERYYFSKDELEEMKKEALSV from the coding sequence ATGTCAGACTATCTAGTTCGTGCACTTGCGTTTGATGGAAACGTTCGAGCTTATGCTGCTCGAACGACAGAAGCTGTAAAAGAGGCTCAAAAGAGACACACGACCTGGCCGACTGCTTCAGCGGCTATGGGAAGAGCAATGACTGCTGGTGTTATGATGGGGTACATGATCAAAAATGGGAAAAAAATCACGATTACGATTCAAGGTGGCGGACCGATTGGTGCCATTGTCGTCGATGCTACACCGACAGGAGATGTGCGTGCTTACGTATCCAATCCGCATGTACATTTTGATTTAAATGAACAAGGAAAGCTTGATGTTCGCCGAGCTGTTGGTGTAGATGGGTTTTTATCTGTTGCCAAAGACCTTGGTCTGCGCAATCATTTCACTGGGCAAGTTCCTATTATTTCCGGAGAACTTGGGGATGATTTTACGTATTACTTCGTTCATTCGGAACAAATTCCATCTGCTGTTGGTGTTGGGGTATTGGTCAACCCTGATAACAGTGTTTTAGCTTCAGGGGGCTTTATTATTCAGTTAATGCCAGGCGCTAATGAAGAGATCATTGCTTTTATCGAGAAGCGTGTCCAGAATATGACGCCTGTTTCAAAGCTGATTGAAGAAGGGAAGACACCTGAGGAGATCATTGAAGAAGTACTGGGAGAAGGAGAAGCGCAATTTTTAGACCGACAGCCAGTAGCGTTTCGCTGCCAGTGTTCAAGAGATCGTTTTTCTGCAGCAATTATTTCGCTAGGCGCTGGAGAAATTGAAGATATGATTGTAGAGGATGGGCAAGCAGAAGCAGAATGCCATTTTTGTAATGAAAGGTACTATTTTTCAAAAGATGAATTGGAAGAGATGAAAAAGGAAGCTTTGAGTGTATAA